In Opitutaceae bacterium TAV5, one genomic interval encodes:
- a CDS encoding UDP-N-acetylmuramoylalanyl-D-glutamate--2,6-diaminopimelate ligase: MFTATQLATWTSARWTLLPADGTLLAGFSTDTRTLRPGEIFVALRTPQRDGHDYLAAARAAGAPAALVASPSGDPALAGFPQLVVSDPLAAFQTIAREHRRAFRRPVVGITGSAGKTSTKNLLTLLLSADPGDVLSTEGNLNNHLGVPLTLTRLDPARHRFAVVEAGISAPGEMAALAAMIEPDVAIITLVAPAHLEALRDLETIAREKSVLFNTLRPGGLALRGPGVPPATWHGHPAHEVARASSPCSEGVPPAPFAHATFHTPATTAISIDASVYELPRVTDGMARNAALAIRAALHLGISPADIRSRLTRWQPVPLRGEWQQLPVPANPAASRPVYLDCYNANPASMLDALATFAATAAPADAPRLYLVGGMEELGPGSARHHEALGRALATHLRPQDHLVAIGPHAETVTRAASPEKSSSPPSASHIHAHPDSDAARSAPATAALLATHSGPVFVKGSRRHALERLVFPARTPNSSRTH; encoded by the coding sequence GTGTTCACCGCCACGCAACTCGCCACCTGGACCTCCGCCCGCTGGACCCTTCTTCCTGCGGATGGCACCCTTCTGGCCGGTTTCAGCACCGACACGCGCACGCTCCGCCCCGGCGAGATCTTCGTCGCCCTGCGCACCCCGCAGCGCGATGGCCATGATTACCTCGCCGCCGCCCGTGCCGCCGGCGCGCCCGCCGCTCTCGTGGCGTCGCCCTCCGGCGATCCCGCCCTCGCCGGGTTCCCCCAGCTTGTCGTCTCCGACCCGCTCGCTGCCTTCCAGACGATCGCGCGCGAACACCGCCGCGCTTTCCGCCGTCCCGTGGTCGGCATCACCGGCAGCGCCGGCAAGACGTCCACCAAAAACCTGCTGACCCTCCTTCTTTCCGCCGATCCGGGCGACGTCCTTTCCACCGAAGGCAACCTCAACAATCACCTGGGCGTGCCGCTCACGCTCACGCGGCTCGATCCCGCGCGCCACCGCTTTGCCGTGGTCGAAGCCGGCATCAGCGCTCCCGGCGAGATGGCCGCGCTCGCCGCGATGATCGAGCCCGACGTCGCCATCATCACGCTCGTCGCTCCCGCGCACCTCGAAGCCCTCCGCGACCTCGAGACCATCGCCCGCGAAAAATCCGTCCTTTTCAACACGCTCCGCCCCGGCGGCCTCGCCCTGCGCGGCCCGGGCGTCCCGCCCGCGACGTGGCATGGGCATCCTGCCCATGAAGTGGCACGGGCTTCCAGCCCGTGTTCCGAGGGCGTCCCGCCCGCTCCTTTCGCGCACGCCACCTTCCATACCCCGGCCACCACCGCCATCAGCATCGACGCCAGCGTCTACGAACTCCCCCGCGTCACCGACGGCATGGCCCGGAACGCCGCCCTCGCCATCCGGGCCGCGCTCCACCTCGGCATCTCTCCGGCGGATATCCGTTCCCGGCTCACCCGCTGGCAACCCGTTCCCCTGCGCGGCGAGTGGCAACAACTGCCCGTTCCCGCCAACCCTGCCGCCAGCCGGCCCGTCTACCTCGACTGCTACAACGCCAATCCGGCCTCGATGCTCGACGCCCTCGCCACCTTCGCCGCCACCGCGGCTCCGGCCGATGCCCCGCGCCTCTACCTTGTCGGCGGCATGGAGGAACTCGGCCCCGGGTCCGCCCGCCATCACGAAGCGCTCGGCCGCGCCCTGGCCACCCACCTTCGCCCGCAAGATCATCTCGTCGCCATCGGTCCCCACGCCGAAACCGTGACCCGCGCAGCGTCTCCGGAAAAATCCTCCTCCCCCCCTTCCGCTTCCCACATCCACGCCCATCCCGATTCCGACGCCGCCCGGTCCGCGCCCGCCACCGCCGCCCTCCTCGCCACGCATTCCGGCCCGGTCTTCGTCAAGGGCAGCCGCCGCCACGCGCTCGAGCGCCTCGTTTTCCCTGCCCGCACTCCCAACTCGTCCAGAACGCACTGA
- a CDS encoding phospho-N-acetylmuramoyl-pentapeptide-transferase — protein MLSYLANFEDHFGPLRLLRYISFRTLMAAGTATVIGFIIGPWLIKKLRVLKFGQHYDDDRTGDLAARFDKKNTPTMGGLLIFLSVLASALLWATPNVWVLTALFVYAALTAVGFRDDYLKAVRKNRDGISSREKILWQTVTTLVALAVLLWHPDSAARIRELCVPFVEKPVYRFAGILGLGGLFVMVFFWIVGFSNAINLTDGLDGLAIGCTISVALVYGIMAYAAGNARIAQYLLINWVPGTGELAVICGALVGAGMAFLWFNSHPAEVFMGDTGSLALGGLIGVIAFMVQQPFTLIIVGGVFVAEALSVIIQVGYFKYTRRTTGTGRRYFLMAPIHHHFQKKGWPETKVVLRFWILSLMCALAGLGTLKLR, from the coding sequence ATGCTCAGCTATCTCGCCAATTTCGAAGACCATTTCGGCCCGCTCCGCCTCCTGCGCTACATCTCCTTCCGCACCTTGATGGCGGCGGGCACGGCGACGGTGATCGGCTTCATCATCGGCCCCTGGCTGATAAAAAAACTCCGCGTTCTCAAATTCGGGCAGCACTACGACGACGACCGCACCGGCGACCTCGCCGCCCGCTTCGACAAGAAAAACACGCCCACCATGGGCGGACTGCTCATTTTCCTGTCCGTCCTTGCCAGCGCCCTCCTCTGGGCCACGCCCAATGTCTGGGTTCTCACCGCGCTCTTCGTCTACGCCGCGCTCACCGCCGTCGGCTTTCGTGACGACTACCTGAAAGCCGTCCGCAAGAACCGCGACGGCATTTCCTCCCGCGAAAAAATCCTCTGGCAAACCGTCACCACCCTCGTCGCCCTCGCCGTGCTCCTCTGGCATCCCGACAGCGCCGCGCGCATCCGCGAATTGTGCGTGCCGTTCGTCGAAAAACCCGTTTACCGCTTCGCCGGCATTCTCGGCCTCGGGGGGCTCTTCGTCATGGTCTTTTTCTGGATCGTCGGCTTCAGCAACGCCATCAACCTCACCGATGGCCTCGACGGCCTCGCCATCGGCTGCACGATCTCCGTCGCGCTCGTTTACGGCATCATGGCCTACGCCGCCGGCAACGCCCGGATCGCGCAGTACCTGCTCATCAACTGGGTGCCCGGCACCGGCGAACTCGCCGTCATCTGCGGCGCGCTTGTCGGCGCCGGCATGGCGTTTCTCTGGTTCAACTCGCATCCGGCGGAGGTATTCATGGGCGACACCGGCTCGCTCGCGCTCGGCGGCCTCATCGGTGTCATCGCCTTCATGGTCCAGCAGCCGTTCACCCTCATCATCGTCGGCGGCGTTTTTGTCGCCGAAGCCCTCTCGGTCATCATCCAGGTCGGTTATTTCAAATACACCCGCCGCACCACCGGCACCGGGCGGCGCTATTTTCTGATGGCGCCCATTCATCATCACTTCCAGAAAAAGGGCTGGCCGGAAACCAAGGTCGTCCTCCGTTTCTGGATACTTTCGCTGATGTGCGCCCTCGCCGGCCTGGGCACGCTCAAGCTCCGCTGA
- a CDS encoding UDP-N-acetylmuramoylalanine ligase — translation MQTRIPPFLHPLLAQPVAILGAGVSGRAVCDLFTTLGATFTVFDERAVFPERRHSCRCDEAQRASPLAAPPSGFPEPGDASRRRSGRNAAAPSAVLFDSEAAAAHRLVIFSPGFPPGHPWLAAARAAGCTCLGELDFASLFWRGPLVAITGTNGKTTLTEFLTHALRSVGLDATAAGNIGMPLAHLVAERGGGGPDSVAVCEVSSFQAETMRHFRADAALWTNFAEDHLERHPTIEEYFHAKWRLFERTIGGHVYAGTSVQAWADRLGQTLPADARVATEDQPGDILLRGTPFADYPQRENFLLASAWWRGAGHREGALYAAARTFTLADHRLQKIATTTPQPPATAVQGSGSGVPSSGSGNAAPADNSRPETPNIEPQPPQAAAAPVSWWNDSKATNFHATEAALRSFTAPVILILGGKPKGGDIPAFVRRIAPRVRHALLIGETAPVLAAAAREAGLAHTVSATLERAVTDAARLAAPGDHVLLSPGFASFDQFRGYADRGLRFRQFVDKLGTTSATS, via the coding sequence ATGCAAACCCGCATCCCGCCTTTCCTGCACCCGCTCCTCGCGCAACCGGTCGCCATCCTCGGCGCCGGCGTGAGCGGCCGCGCCGTTTGCGATCTGTTCACCACCCTCGGCGCCACCTTCACCGTTTTCGACGAGCGCGCCGTATTCCCGGAGCGGCGGCATTCCTGCCGCTGCGACGAGGCGCAACGCGCCTCGCCCCTTGCCGCCCCCCCCTCCGGATTTCCCGAACCCGGCGACGCTTCGCGCCGTCGCAGCGGCAGGAATGCCGCCGCTCCCTCCGCAGTCCTCTTCGACAGCGAAGCCGCCGCCGCTCACCGGCTCGTCATCTTCTCGCCCGGCTTCCCGCCCGGCCACCCCTGGCTCGCCGCCGCCCGCGCCGCCGGCTGCACCTGCCTCGGCGAACTCGATTTCGCCTCCCTCTTCTGGCGCGGCCCCCTCGTCGCCATCACCGGCACCAACGGCAAGACCACCCTCACCGAATTTCTCACCCACGCCCTGCGCAGCGTCGGCCTCGACGCCACCGCCGCCGGCAACATCGGCATGCCTCTCGCCCACCTCGTCGCCGAACGCGGCGGCGGCGGGCCCGACTCCGTCGCCGTGTGCGAAGTCAGCTCCTTCCAGGCCGAAACCATGCGCCACTTCCGCGCCGACGCCGCTCTCTGGACCAATTTCGCCGAAGACCACCTCGAACGCCACCCGACCATCGAAGAGTATTTCCACGCCAAATGGCGCCTCTTCGAACGCACCATCGGCGGCCATGTCTACGCCGGCACCAGCGTGCAGGCCTGGGCCGACCGCCTCGGCCAGACGCTCCCCGCCGACGCCCGCGTCGCCACCGAAGACCAGCCCGGCGACATCCTCCTGCGCGGCACGCCCTTCGCCGACTATCCGCAGCGCGAAAACTTCCTGCTCGCCTCCGCTTGGTGGCGCGGCGCCGGCCACCGCGAAGGCGCGCTCTACGCCGCCGCCCGCACCTTCACCCTCGCCGACCACCGCCTCCAGAAAATCGCCACCACCACGCCGCAGCCGCCTGCGACGGCAGTTCAGGGTTCAGGGTCTGGAGTTCCGAGTTCAGGTTCCGGCAATGCCGCGCCTGCCGACAACTCCAGACCCGAAACTCCAAACATTGAACCGCAGCCGCCGCAGGCGGCGGCTGCGCCGGTTTCCTGGTGGAACGATTCCAAGGCCACCAACTTCCACGCGACCGAGGCTGCGCTCCGCTCCTTCACCGCCCCCGTCATCCTCATCCTCGGCGGCAAACCCAAGGGCGGCGACATTCCCGCCTTCGTCCGCCGCATCGCCCCGCGCGTCCGCCATGCCCTCCTCATTGGCGAAACCGCGCCCGTCCTCGCCGCCGCCGCCCGCGAGGCCGGCCTCGCCCACACCGTCAGCGCCACCCTCGAGCGCGCCGTCACCGATGCCGCCCGCCTCGCCGCCCCCGGCGACCACGTCCTGCTCAGCCCCGGCTTCGCCAGCTTCGACCAGTTTCGCGGATATGCCGACCGCGGGCTTCGCTTTCGCCAGTTTGTGGATAAACTCGGAACAACTTCAGCCACATCCTGA
- a CDS encoding peptidoglycan-binding protein, translating into MKMMHIFGAVVAIHLVVGLFAIALPGCSSGSKSKASASDPADPSVAGAPGSDAPQGASPASAPVRFSPTRPGGNTAPASTALTPVDHNYGELTPAPLSDPAPAGLTPVDTSPVPLAPVAATTSYEVQKGDSLWTIARKHGIKTTELAAANNISGNATLRIGQKLVVPVASTAAPSADSPTGSMSYTVVSGDTLGAIARKHGVKLAALRSANNLRGDNLRVGQVLTIPPATTTPVAESSASFAPSGGSAATLTYTVKSGDTLGAIAKQHGVKVGAIAAANNITDPKKLRVGQELKIPGAAAPAPAASAAATAAPAPASNSASFNPDPVEYAPSTPAPVPLTPSAGSSFTPAEPGTLAPDDPLFNPGTASPPPAQLTPIVPAEEN; encoded by the coding sequence ATGAAAATGATGCACATATTCGGCGCCGTCGTCGCCATCCACCTCGTTGTCGGCCTCTTCGCCATCGCCCTCCCCGGCTGCAGCTCCGGCAGCAAGAGCAAAGCCTCCGCTTCCGATCCCGCCGATCCGTCCGTGGCCGGCGCGCCCGGCTCCGACGCACCGCAAGGCGCCAGCCCTGCCAGCGCCCCCGTGCGCTTCTCGCCCACCCGCCCGGGCGGCAACACCGCGCCGGCCAGCACTGCCCTCACGCCCGTCGATCACAACTACGGAGAGCTCACCCCGGCGCCGTTGTCCGATCCCGCGCCCGCCGGTCTTACGCCGGTCGATACGTCTCCCGTCCCCCTCGCTCCTGTCGCCGCCACCACCAGCTATGAAGTGCAGAAAGGCGACAGCCTCTGGACCATCGCCCGCAAGCACGGCATCAAGACCACGGAACTGGCCGCCGCCAACAACATCTCCGGCAACGCCACGCTCCGCATCGGCCAGAAACTCGTCGTCCCGGTCGCCTCCACCGCGGCTCCCTCCGCCGATTCCCCGACTGGCAGCATGTCCTACACCGTCGTTTCCGGCGACACCCTCGGCGCCATCGCCCGCAAACATGGCGTGAAGCTCGCCGCCCTCCGCTCGGCCAACAACCTGCGCGGCGACAACCTGCGTGTCGGCCAGGTCCTCACTATCCCGCCTGCCACGACCACGCCGGTGGCCGAGAGCAGCGCGAGTTTCGCTCCCTCCGGCGGTTCCGCCGCCACCCTCACCTACACCGTGAAATCCGGCGACACCCTCGGGGCCATCGCCAAACAGCACGGCGTCAAGGTCGGCGCCATCGCCGCCGCCAACAACATCACCGATCCGAAAAAACTGCGGGTCGGCCAGGAGCTGAAAATCCCCGGCGCGGCCGCGCCTGCTCCGGCCGCCAGCGCCGCCGCCACCGCCGCGCCCGCTCCGGCGTCGAACTCCGCCAGCTTCAATCCCGATCCCGTCGAGTATGCGCCCTCGACGCCTGCTCCCGTGCCGCTCACGCCCTCCGCCGGCTCGTCGTTCACGCCGGCCGAACCCGGGACGCTCGCCCCCGACGATCCGCTCTTCAATCCCGGCACCGCCAGCCCGCCTCCCGCCCAGCTCACGCCCATCGTCCCCGCCGAGGAAAACTGA
- a CDS encoding cell cycle protein, which yields MARAAAATRHASAPPARGQHFVRTPAGVMVVCAAGLASLGLTILFSASVSYKVGPWYYLTKQLIGLGLATCAALVVSRLNIEFFRRYAWWIGGAALLLLVLVLVPGIGVTVNGSRRWLGIGSARFQVSEIGKIAMVFCLAHYLAINQSRIREFRCGFLVPVGIIGLFAALIAKEPDLGTAALTGVVGFTLLFLAGARLIYLAPAFLAGLGGLGALVYLMPNRLARFTAFLDVEANKQAGTYQLYQSLLAFAAGGTGGAGLGQGRQQMNFLPEAHTDFIFAVIGEELGLWFTLGIVGVFLVMCIAGFTHLRRAPNLFQYLLVTGAVLLIGLQAIINLGVVTGIFPTKGMSLPFISAGMSNLLLMGILIGIIVNTQRTWSRATLDDRATSWEDIR from the coding sequence ATGGCCCGCGCTGCAGCCGCCACCCGACACGCTTCCGCTCCGCCCGCCCGCGGCCAGCACTTCGTGCGCACTCCGGCCGGCGTCATGGTGGTGTGCGCCGCGGGGCTCGCCTCGCTCGGGCTCACCATCCTGTTCAGCGCCAGCGTCTCCTACAAGGTCGGCCCCTGGTATTATCTCACCAAGCAGCTCATCGGCCTCGGCCTCGCCACGTGCGCGGCGCTGGTCGTCAGCCGGCTCAACATCGAGTTTTTCCGCCGCTATGCCTGGTGGATCGGCGGCGCCGCCCTGCTGCTCCTCGTGCTCGTCCTCGTGCCCGGCATCGGCGTCACGGTCAACGGCAGCCGCCGCTGGCTGGGCATCGGCTCGGCGCGTTTCCAGGTTTCGGAAATCGGCAAGATCGCGATGGTATTCTGCCTCGCCCACTACCTGGCGATCAACCAGTCGCGCATCCGCGAGTTCAGGTGCGGCTTTCTCGTTCCTGTCGGCATCATCGGCCTCTTCGCCGCGCTGATTGCCAAGGAGCCCGATCTCGGCACGGCCGCGCTCACCGGGGTCGTCGGGTTCACCCTGCTGTTTCTCGCCGGAGCCCGGCTCATCTATCTCGCGCCGGCCTTCCTCGCGGGCCTCGGCGGGCTCGGCGCGCTGGTGTACCTGATGCCCAACCGCCTCGCGCGTTTCACCGCGTTTCTCGACGTCGAGGCCAACAAGCAGGCCGGCACCTACCAGCTCTACCAGTCGCTCCTCGCCTTCGCCGCCGGCGGCACGGGGGGCGCCGGGCTCGGCCAGGGACGCCAGCAGATGAACTTCCTGCCCGAGGCCCATACCGATTTCATTTTCGCCGTCATCGGCGAGGAGCTCGGGCTCTGGTTCACGCTCGGCATCGTGGGGGTGTTTCTCGTCATGTGCATCGCGGGCTTCACCCACCTCCGCCGCGCGCCCAACCTGTTCCAGTACCTGCTCGTCACCGGCGCCGTGCTCCTCATCGGCCTGCAGGCGATCATCAACCTCGGCGTCGTCACGGGGATTTTTCCGACCAAGGGCATGTCGCTGCCCTTCATCAGCGCGGGCATGTCCAACCTGCTGCTCATGGGCATCCTCATCGGCATCATCGTCAACACGCAGCGCACCTGGTCGCGGGCCACTCTCGACGATCGCGCCACCTCCTGGGAGGACATCCGATGA
- a CDS encoding UDP-N-acetylglucosamine--N-acetylmuramyl-(pentapeptide) pyrophosphoryl-UDP N-acetylglucosamine transferase, which produces MNAECGMRSGTGFQPVSVASPSGVARASSPCSGPPPLTFLILCGGTGGHLTPGIALAEGLIARGHRPLLLVSHKQIDARLLAKYPRLAFEKIPGAPLSFSPVPFLRFAASQTRAFLAGLRLVRRHRPAIVVGFGGFTTASVIVAARLFRVPVALHESNRVPGRAVRLLARLAQRIYLPPGIRIPSVRPGKQREAGLPVRAEIAPLPRAEARAALGLDPHAPAKLLAIFGGSQGASALNDWARRHAPDLARLDTGLYCVTGPGKETGGPASLPDSGSGIPNGSAPEARYVPFCDNVAALLSAADLVIARAGAGTLAEFIRCATPSILVPYPHAADNHQAANAAWLAGHEAALVIPQERLAADLLPAAESLLADDARRAALADALRRLDRARPLDQIIADLETLARR; this is translated from the coding sequence ATGAATGCGGAATGCGGAATGCGGAGTGGCACGGGCTTCCAGCCCGTGAGCGTTGCCTCTCCGTCCGGCGTGGCACGGGCTTCCAGCCCGTGTTCCGGCCCCCCCCCCCTCACCTTTCTCATCCTCTGCGGCGGCACCGGCGGACACCTCACGCCCGGCATCGCGCTCGCCGAAGGGCTCATCGCGCGCGGCCACCGCCCGCTCCTGCTCGTCAGCCACAAGCAGATCGACGCCCGCCTGCTCGCCAAGTACCCGCGCCTCGCGTTCGAAAAAATCCCCGGCGCGCCGCTCTCGTTCTCGCCCGTGCCGTTCCTGCGCTTCGCCGCCTCGCAGACCCGCGCCTTCCTCGCCGGGCTGCGCCTCGTCCGCCGCCACCGGCCGGCGATCGTCGTGGGCTTCGGCGGGTTCACCACCGCCAGCGTCATTGTCGCCGCCCGCCTCTTCCGCGTACCCGTGGCGCTGCACGAATCCAACCGCGTGCCGGGCCGGGCCGTCCGCCTCCTCGCCCGCCTCGCCCAGCGCATCTACCTGCCGCCCGGCATCCGCATTCCCTCCGTCCGGCCAGGCAAACAGCGCGAAGCCGGCCTCCCCGTCCGCGCCGAGATTGCGCCGCTCCCCCGCGCCGAAGCCCGCGCCGCCCTCGGGCTCGATCCGCACGCGCCGGCCAAGCTCCTCGCCATCTTCGGCGGCAGCCAGGGCGCCTCCGCGCTCAACGACTGGGCCCGCCGCCATGCCCCCGACCTCGCCCGCCTCGACACCGGGCTCTACTGCGTCACCGGCCCCGGCAAGGAAACCGGCGGGCCGGCCTCCCTCCCGGATTCCGGATCCGGAATCCCGAATGGCAGTGCGCCCGAAGCGCGCTACGTCCCTTTCTGCGACAACGTCGCCGCCCTTCTCTCCGCCGCCGATCTGGTGATCGCGCGGGCCGGGGCCGGCACCCTCGCCGAATTCATCCGCTGCGCCACCCCGTCGATCCTCGTCCCGTATCCGCACGCGGCGGACAACCACCAGGCCGCCAACGCCGCCTGGCTCGCCGGGCACGAGGCCGCTCTCGTCATCCCGCAAGAGCGCCTCGCCGCCGACTTGCTGCCCGCAGCCGAATCGCTCCTCGCCGACGACGCCCGCCGCGCCGCGCTCGCCGACGCCCTGCGCCGGCTCGACCGCGCCCGTCCGCTCGACCAGATCATCGCCGACCTCGAAACCCTCGCCCGCCGATGA
- a CDS encoding UDP-N-acetylenolpyruvoylglucosamine reductase, translating to MNTASATTRLPSRIHAVGIGGMGLGPLAIYLAALGHRVSGSDDHLTDAMRAHLERAGITLCGAGVSPASGVARASRPPFADGLPDDVQLLVISSAIAPAHPLLQAARARNLPVIRRGELLAALARTRRLVAVCGSHGKTTTTAMLVSLLRAAGFPADYILGGLFADDTPPAAAAAAVQGLEFRVQSSESGVQDSGNATPADNSGPETLNPELPPPLPAAAWLVAEIDESDGTIENFSPEITVVTNIDWDHPDHYRTRADLEAAFDRLFARTTGRVIRDLPAPPDAASFPDRIAGAFNRRNAAAALAAAVCMGVPAPTPDLLAAFPGVRRRQTVLLAADELTVIEDYAHHPAEIRALLASLRERAAASTPPARLVAVFQPHRYSRTRQFLREFADALRLADEIHLLDVYGAGESPLPGGATADLAALLPEATCHRASSLALPLFPTPALVAFIGAGNIDATARRWLVDRARWSAAADTLRAVLPPDTATLLRREEPLARKTTLGVGGSARLYAEPATRDDLAALVRAAAAAGIPLLMLGRGSNLIVPDEGVDALVLSLRHPSWSTFEALPDGTLRVGAGLRLKELCGKAVTAGLHGFEFLEGIPGNIGGALRMNAGAMGGWIFDIVESVDLLTLAGDLLTLRRDQLHTGYRHCAELENAIALGAILRPAALADHSDDVARQVDAYRDKRKKTQPREPSAGCIFKNPEGDSAGRLIDATGLKGLRIGGAEVSPVHANFIVNHGQATADDVIALVREVRARVHAATGTTLEPEAILYGQDWATVLDRVADLPPASFSP from the coding sequence ATGAACACCGCGTCCGCCACCACCCGCCTGCCTTCCCGCATTCACGCCGTCGGCATCGGCGGCATGGGCCTCGGCCCGCTCGCCATCTACCTGGCCGCCCTCGGCCACCGCGTCTCCGGCAGCGACGATCACCTGACCGACGCCATGCGCGCCCACCTCGAACGCGCCGGCATCACCCTCTGTGGCGCGGGCGTCTCGCCCGCCTCCGGCGTGGCGCGGGCGTCCCGCCCGCCATTTGCCGACGGCCTCCCCGACGACGTACAACTCCTCGTCATCTCCAGCGCCATCGCCCCCGCGCACCCGTTGCTCCAGGCCGCCCGCGCGCGCAATCTCCCCGTTATCCGCCGCGGCGAACTCCTCGCCGCCCTCGCCCGCACCCGCCGCCTCGTCGCCGTCTGCGGTTCCCACGGGAAAACCACCACCACGGCGATGCTCGTCAGCCTCCTCCGCGCCGCCGGCTTCCCGGCCGACTACATCCTCGGCGGGCTCTTCGCCGACGACACGCCGCCGGCGGCGGCCGCCGCCGCAGTTCAGGGTTTGGAGTTCAGGGTCCAGAGTTCAGAATCCGGAGTTCAGGATTCCGGCAACGCCACGCCCGCCGACAACTCCGGACCCGAAACCCTGAACCCTGAACTCCCGCCGCCGCTGCCGGCGGCAGCGTGGCTTGTCGCGGAGATCGACGAAAGCGACGGCACCATCGAAAACTTTTCCCCCGAAATCACCGTCGTCACCAATATCGACTGGGATCACCCCGACCATTACCGCACCCGCGCCGATCTCGAAGCCGCCTTCGACCGACTCTTCGCCCGTACGACCGGCCGCGTCATCCGCGACCTCCCTGCGCCTCCCGACGCCGCGTCCTTCCCCGACCGCATCGCCGGTGCCTTCAATCGCCGGAATGCCGCCGCTGCCCTCGCCGCCGCCGTATGCATGGGCGTCCCCGCCCCGACGCCCGATCTCCTCGCGGCCTTCCCCGGCGTCCGCCGCCGCCAGACCGTCCTCCTCGCGGCCGACGAGCTGACCGTCATCGAAGACTACGCCCATCATCCCGCCGAGATCCGCGCCCTCCTCGCCAGCCTCCGCGAGCGCGCCGCAGCCTCCACCCCCCCCGCCCGCCTCGTCGCCGTCTTCCAGCCCCACCGGTACAGCCGCACGCGCCAGTTCCTGCGCGAGTTTGCCGATGCCCTTCGCCTCGCCGACGAAATCCATCTTCTCGACGTTTACGGCGCCGGCGAATCCCCGCTCCCCGGCGGCGCCACCGCGGACCTCGCCGCCCTCCTGCCCGAAGCCACCTGCCACCGCGCCTCCTCGCTCGCGCTTCCGCTCTTCCCGACTCCCGCTCTCGTCGCCTTCATCGGCGCCGGCAACATCGATGCCACCGCCCGCCGCTGGCTCGTCGACCGCGCGCGCTGGAGCGCCGCCGCCGACACCCTCCGCGCCGTCCTTCCTCCCGACACCGCGACGCTCCTCCGCCGCGAAGAACCGCTCGCCCGCAAGACCACCCTCGGCGTCGGCGGCTCCGCCCGGCTCTATGCGGAGCCCGCCACCCGCGACGATCTCGCCGCCCTCGTCCGCGCCGCCGCCGCGGCCGGCATCCCGCTGCTCATGCTCGGACGCGGCTCCAACCTCATCGTGCCCGACGAAGGCGTCGACGCCCTCGTCCTCAGCCTCCGCCATCCGTCCTGGTCCACCTTCGAAGCGCTCCCCGACGGCACCCTCCGCGTCGGCGCCGGCCTGCGCCTGAAAGAACTCTGCGGCAAAGCCGTCACCGCCGGCCTGCACGGCTTCGAATTTCTCGAAGGCATCCCCGGCAACATCGGCGGCGCCCTTCGCATGAACGCCGGCGCCATGGGCGGCTGGATTTTCGACATCGTCGAATCCGTCGACCTGCTCACGCTCGCCGGCGACCTCCTCACCCTCCGCCGCGACCAGCTCCATACCGGCTACCGCCATTGCGCCGAGCTGGAAAACGCCATCGCCCTCGGCGCCATCCTCCGCCCCGCCGCCCTCGCCGATCACTCCGACGACGTCGCCCGCCAGGTGGACGCCTACCGCGACAAACGCAAAAAAACCCAGCCTCGCGAACCCAGCGCCGGTTGCATCTTCAAAAACCCCGAGGGCGACTCCGCCGGCCGTCTCATCGACGCCACCGGACTCAAGGGCCTGCGCATCGGCGGCGCCGAAGTCTCGCCCGTCCATGCCAACTTCATCGTCAATCACGGCCAGGCGACCGCCGACGACGTCATCGCCCTGGTCCGTGAAGTCCGCGCCCGCGTCCACGCCGCCACCGGCACCACGCTCGAACCCGAAGCCATCCTCTACGGCCAGGACTGGGCAACCGTCCTCGACCGCGTCGCCGACCTCCCGCCCGCCTCTTTCTCTCCGTGA